gaacatggctgtctgctgacgacatgaccattgtcagaccggtcacaaatcggtcattcttgtccaccacgtgtcagtttaacaatctgcatgttcgcccttcttcatacaatatcttgcctgtaatggttaggatgaagcctggcatatatctgaccggaaccaacgtgccatctctaggagctaacacgccggttccggctagggacgagtgcttggaggctctcgtcctgacgggatggggcgaggcgtgcgtcagaccgcctgtcgccacctaacccacgatctgatcggtctgtgactggtcactgaccggataaacgagcgcgctgcactgcgctacatgcggcgtgacgcgcttgtccaaaccgcaataaatgtggttaggtgagccccgctatgctcacctaccccatatacgcggcgcaaaacccacaaggggtcggggcgcctcggccctcggggccgagacgggagcggtccgacccctcggggagacaaagagaagggcgaccgtatcaccctcgggcccgacccccccgagggggttaggccacgtgggtgatcgtgtctgcctcaagtctctaagtcatgatactcccggtcccatgtcaccgacaactaGGATGTCATGTGGACATCACGTTAGCAAATTGTTAACGACCTTCCCGCATCAACACAAATACCACTGTCAATATTATTTTGGGAAGTTAAATTACACTGATTTTAACAGTTAAGTGTGGTCAACATATCTGTTGTTGCGGACGAGGGTCCTGCATTAGATTCGGTCCATATTTAGGGACtcaaagtaaacttattccttaTTCTCCCCAGCTCTGGCTCTCCTGGGCCAAAGTGCCAAACCACCAGGCCGGCCTCTTTGGCGACCGCGACGCAGAACCACCGGGCATCTTTCCTTCTGCAGCGTTGGCTGTCAATTGGCACCACGTCGGTCGAGCTAGGCTGCTTTGCTTACTAGTCTAGCAGCCGAGGGAGACGTACGACGCGGCGGACCAGGGAGATGCATGCACCCATGGACCAATGCCTCCGGCGGTCAGGCCtcaaaaggagaaaaaagatgATCGGCACTACCAGCCGCCGTTCCCTGTCCAATTTTCTTCGACGTGTCATTGTTTGAATGTTCAGCTAGTACGCACATCTGGAGTACTGGTTGACTTGCACCGAGTGATGTGTCTCTAAAGCTCCGGCAGGGCAATATGGTTATCCGGTAACacgtttttattatttttttctcccgtgAGAAAACTACCCCCACGATGTTTAGATGATTTTTAATTGTATGGATCGAAAAGATTGGCACTCATATAATCGAAAAAAAATGCACAAAATTGCAAACGTATAATAGCACAAAATGCACAATGGCCAAACAAATAAAGTCTGGTCCGGCGTCACCCCCCGGCATACAGTTCTTTGTTCTGGAGGGCCGGTCGAGGACCAGTTCAACCTACACGGCATGTTTTTACCCCTCTGTCACTGAAAATCCGGCAGAGTCAACCgcctaaacaaacaaacaaaaaaaaacacatcagaAAAGCACCCGAGTTGTTAAAGTGGGAAGAAAGAAAAATCACGGCGACGCGGAGACGAGGCGAGCCGAGTCCACTAGTCCACTGCCGTCTGCCCACCAAAACCCCACCCAGAAtcgaacgattctccgacgcaGCGTGCGGCCGGCAATTCCAAATGTAATACAGTACAGAATAGCTTATGCGTGGAGTAAGATCTAATATCAGATAGATACCGATTGTAATACCTATTGACACCTGACTCTTACACTTAGGTACCGTGCTAATGTTAGTATGGTATCGTAGATGTTACCGGGTTTAGTTCATGAGGTAAAGATACATCAGATTATTATATCTAAGTATCATGTTGACATCATAATAATATTAACTATTCAATTGAAACattgctactccctctgtcttacaatgtaagttattctagcattttccaccttcatatttatgttaatgaatctagaaatatattcattaatatcaatatgaatgtgggaaatgttagtatgacttacattgtgaaacgaatgAAGTACTATTTTGTAAGAATATTTCTACGAAAAATGCTACAGGATGGTGCCCCGTATTCTCGTTCAGACGGAATGATGCCTCTGAGTTATCGTCGGATACTTATTAGGTATCGATCGATACCCTATTTAGACAGGTTGATATCTCTAAGGTATCGTGTGATACCTAATACTTATGATATCTCTGAGATGTAATCTGATATCTGATAAGTATCAACCAATACATTAAAAGTATCATTTCGTTCAAACGAGGTGCCGTTCTACAGCATTCCTATGTAAAACAAAACAATACCCTCCGTTTTAGTGAAAAAAGAAAACCCACGCGTCGCATTGACTTTTCCCTCCCGTTTCTTGCCTTTGCCGAGGTGagctccacacacacacacacacacacacactctctctctctctctctctctgccccaCTCTGCCTGCCTCATGTTGAACCATTCCCCTTCCCATTCCCGACCCGGCTCGCTGTCCCCCCTCCTCCgcgtcctcctcccctcccgcgccgccgccgagcgcccgccgccgctgaacTCCATCAGCTACCCCGAGCCCGCGGGGGCCTGCCGGGTGGCGATGGAATTcccgtcgtcgacgtcgccgtcgccgtcgccgtcgtccgggcagcatcagcagcagccgacgacgccgcggcggcagctTCAGGGCCCGCGCCCCCCGCGGCTCAACGTGCGGATGGAGTCGCACGCCATCAAGAAGCCGTCGTccggggcggccgcggcggcggcgcaggcgcaggcgcaCCAGCTGCCGGCCCAGGCGCAGGCGAggcgggagcagcagcagccgccgccgcgggcgccggtGATCATCTACGACGCGTCGCCGAAGATTATCCACGCCAAGCCCAACGAGTTCATGGCGCTCGTGCAGCGGCTCACCGGCCCGGGGTCggggccgccggcgccgccgcatcaGGGGGAGGCCCAGGCGCAGGACTACCCGATGATGGACGAGGCCGCCGCGCAGCAGTTCTTCCCGCCGGAGCTGCTGCTCTCGCCGTCGGCCGCGATGTccccggcggcgaggctggcgaccaTCGAGAGGTCCGTCCGCCCGATGCCCGAGCCGGCGCCGGAGTACGTGGACATcacgaacggcggcggcggcggcggggtcgacgacggcggcctcgcggcgaTCCTCGGCTCGATCCGGCCAGGCATCCtctccccgctcccctcctccctcccgcccgccgccgtccccggccAGTTCTCGCCGCTCCCGTTCGACGCGAGCTGCATCAGCTGGCTCAACGAGCTGAGCCCCATCCTCcgggccgcctccgccggcgccgcctcgtccggcagcggcggcggcggcagcggtggcaacaccagcaacggcggcgccgcccgcccgccgccgtcctacTACGCCGACCCATTCGTCCCCAGCCCACGTCACCTCCTCGCCACGCCCAccgtgccgtcgccggcgacctgcGCCGAGCTCTTCAGCAACCTGCCGGATCTctagcccgccgccggccgccgcatccgtccAAGGCAGCTTCAGTGGCAGAAGCTTAGCTCcatttcctcttttcttttttttcccctccattttttttctctctctggtAGGCTCAAGGTGGTGGGCCCGATCACTGATGACAAATTGATTAGTGCTCCGTTTCATCCATGCGCTTTGTTAATTATTCTTGGGCAAACCACTTAGCAATGAGAAGGAGCAAAGAGGAAAAGAattgagaagaagaagaaaacccCAAAAGAAACAATAGGCAGTGGCAAaagtagtagcagtagcagaTGAGAGTGTAAGACTATAGAACAAACCGGCTGGCCCAGCCATGTCTCTTTTACTCCTAGTTTTCTTTTGATTCCGTTACATCTCTTGTGTAAGGTTAGGGAAAGATTGCTTGCTTAATGCATCATTTGTTTATTCTTTACTGCTGGTGTGCCTCTGATTGGATTTGGATTCTGCATGCTGACTTGGTGCactagactaataaaaaccggtACTGTATGAGTAAAGTAAAATGAATGTTTtactatactactccctccgtcccacaatataagagattttgagtttttttgcttgcaacatttgatcactcgttttatttaattttttttgcaaatataaaaaacgaaaaattatgcttaaagtattgtggataataaagtaagtcacaaataaaataaacaataattttaaaaaattttgaataaaacgagtggttaaacgttataagcaaaaacttaaaatctcttatattatggaacggagggagtatcactaCTAGTACTATGTTTCTTGTGATTAAATTGTGTGATGTTTGTGTGTGGACTGACCGTGTCAGTGGTAGCAAATGGAGTTTTCGTGCCGGCGGAAAATTGGAGAGGAGAGTAGTTGTTGTTGGGGCCGGGGGGCGGAGAAAAAAAACGGTGGTGGATAGGGATTTGCGGGTGTGAACGGGGAGGGGATTGGAAGGCTCCGTTTTTTTGTCGCTGGCGTCGCACGTGctacgggggggggggggggggggggggaagattCGGGGCACCCGTTCACGGCCGGGAAAAGAGGCTTCGCAGCCACGGACGCCCGGAAGGAGGGCAGAATGGGGGCCTGTGTCGTGCCGTTCTCCTCGCTCTTTTGCCATGTGGCTGTTCCTGAGGCCGTCGGTATCTTACGGGGACCAAAGATCCTTTACACTGAAATGCACGGTATCATTAACATATGGGTCCAGGGTTTCACATGTAAATGATAAAGTCAAGTGACTCCGATTACATAGAATAATGATCTATTTTTTGGTACTACGGATGTGTTTATTGCTGACCGTGCTGAGTTTGATGGATAAATTGTTAGTTATAAAGTATTGTAAAGTTGATAAAAAAATCAAGTCTATAATATACGAGACATAGTGAGATATTCGGCTGCTGGGTTGTGACTGCGCTCACTGCGAGCAGCCGCAGCCAGCACGAACAATGTTGTACTCACTGtgagcagccgcagccgcagccgccggcctACCGAACACTCctagtattaaaaaaaatatggtaaaaCCGCAATTGTTGAGTTAAACAAACGTATATGCCTAATACCATCGCACAAACAAACAGACGACACACCAAACGGGGCAATGCTTATTTCACGACTATAAATTTTAGCTAaggatttctttttctttacaaCCGTAGTCTGTATATTTTATACGATCTGTATATCCTCATCTCTTTATTATATCATAAATTTTCAACGTGAATATGACATATGCTAAATATTAGCATTTGTCGATCTGGCGAGAAGATCATGGAGGAAATATTAATTCACACTATCTAATAAcgttctattttatttttttattttcggcAAGGAATATTCAGTAATATATCGATGTATTTCAGATAGCTCTTTCGAGGCACCATATGAGTTTTCCAGTTAAGCATGtggatttttccttttttagaaATCGGTACTGCTCAATAGATATACGACTTActtcctccataaaaaaaaggaaaatgctaAATACTGGGATACCGTCGTGCTGCAGCTACTCGCGCCAGCTGAGGACGGCAGCGACGCGTGGGGCTTGGCCGCCGTCGCTGAGGTGCTGTGTTGACGAGCAGCGCGAGCTCGGCGTTGGAGCTTATGGACGTGGGTTGTCGCGACGGCCGGGGATGCAGCTGTCGCCGGAGTGGATAGACGTGGAGCAAGGAGGAcacggacgccggcgacgagctccaacGTGGCGTGGACAGGGGAAGATGCGGCCGTCGGCAACGAGCTCCGGCATGGGGTGTGGATGATGGAGGATGTGGCTAccgcgacgagctccggcgtgggGTGGAGGATGCCGGCAGCGGCGACTAGCTCCGGCGTGAGGCGTGGATGACGGAGGACGCGGCCGTCGGCGATGAGCTCCGACGTGGCACGGACAGGGGAGGATgcggccgtcggcgacgagctccggcgtgaGGCGTGGATGGAGGATGCGGCCATCGGCGACTAGCTTCGGCATGAGGCGTGGATGACGTaggacgcggccgccggcgatgagCTCCGACATGGCGTGGAGCGTGGAggacttcaccgccggcgacaAGCTCTAGCGTGAGACGTGAATAGTGGGACCACCAGCGACGACACTTTGGTGCCCGGCTCCTGATACCTTGTAAGTATTACCTAATACGTGGTAAGAATCGCCTGATACCTTACAGGTTTCACCTGATACTtcgcaagtatcacctgatacatAATAGAAATCGCTTGATATTTGACAGGTTTCACCTGATACTTCGCAAGTATTACCTGATAAGTAGTaggaatcgtctgatacctaaCATGTTTCACCTGATACTTCGCAAGCATCACATAATACATGGTAgtaatcgcatgatacctgatacctcgcaagtatcgcCTGATAAAGGTGAAGTATCAGGACATGATACCTCAGAGGTAGCAGGACCTAATATTTAACCGGTATCATCCCGTCCTAACGGGATTCTGCTGTATTAGCAGCCTCCAAAAAAACAAAGCTAGTTTGGTACGGAGGGAATAGCTCATTCCGACGATGAAATAGTGAACTCGCTCCTAAACAGCAGCAGGCAAACGTACAGCAAAATGAGTCAACATATATACTCCTACTTTTTCTGGAACTAAAGAGtcaatcaacatatatatactcaaCACTAGGTCACTAGCACTAGTAGCAACCATTAACCATGCATAgactgttgagattatagacatataatgatttaatctattccataaataaatcatgacattacagatgaaaactagcatgaacgcatcattagatctatacatgtaaactacacagtacaacatgaacagatcaaatatgcgcaacatattgaacacgtaccgaggtgacggaaagaccggttgtttagtcgaaacttttcgcaggtgtctacgaaggcacgaaacacgcgagcgaagaggaaggcgagccgtcgcgaacgaacagggagcagtcgcgcgaagcgcttcccgaaaaccttattgccgccttctcccggtgcagaacgtcgaaggcagaggttccggagacctgctctcccgatcgccggtgcacgccggcgagcgggatggagtagtctacgagcgacggcgcagtacagagtaggagacaaaccctagattgattcgCAAGCGTTGTGTGAAGACGGcaagtcggtttatatagagaagggtcgcttgatcagggcgcccgcacgatctctactgcgcgtaaccgaaccggataagtcgcgcgtaacttatccggactccacgccgtttgcacgcaccggatttttcggaacgtttccaaaacaaaaacgaatccgaatttgcagcaaaacaaaactgcaaaaggaggttgcatctgcgcaagggtgaggagccaatttttcggaccattcgacgcgtacgtcgtgcacgcgcgccaccggcccggcccggcccggcgaggcgaggcgagcgagcgcgcgcgtgtgtttcccctcttctctccaccacacatgcttcaagtggctaggagggcatcctcccttttaaggaggtccccctctcctagaataagcaaggtggtactaaactccacatgcatgccatctcatgaggtgggcttttgtgattttccaaagaattaatcttcgagtgggctaaggcccattcattaattccaacaatcccccaccaaatctcaaaatcccactgagatttgccttttccaatgtactgtttatataccagcggttcgatggagaccaattaaggttgaacatccacctagaactccaagctacacttactcacaacttgaacaatggactacgccttgaattgcaagtcttgtgcaagcaagtttcactcaaagtcttatctggtactagaccgtctgtagactacccctcgggtggaacgtataagtcatactcctaggtctttagtaagcttcctagaagattcacccaaaatcttcatagactgcgaccaacagtcaagctcacaaaggtgagttctttcaagaatgctctgcaggacaacatctttgctaattaaagccaacagaactcattaaggcatagccaacctgccttgcagctcacgagagtatatgcatcttcacttggagagggtatatatattggtactctcctctagtttattaatggtttgttcttcccaggatctaattcacgggatctccgatcacatagactgggttaccaccatagtataactcacatgggtctcaaacccatctccttcgatgcattgtctatcacatttcgtgatagtcccttcgtgaagggatctgccaggtttctcgctgtttggatgtaatccaacgttataactccggagtttcttaatttcctgacagacttcaatcgtcttttcacatgtctagacgatttcatattatccttagaactattcactttgacaattaccgtttgattgtcacagttcataaggatagccggcaccggtttttcaacaacaggcagatccattaatagatcacgcagccattctgcctcaacagtagcagtatccagtgccgttagctctgcttccatggttgacctcgtcaaaattgtctgtttgcaagacctccatgaaacagcaccaccacccagtgtgaaaacatatccactagtggctttgatctcatccacatcagagatccagttaaaatcactataaccctccagtaccgcaggatacccagtatagtgaagccccaattccacagtacctttcagatagcgcattactcgctcaagcgcacgccagtgatcatctcccggattagaggtaaatcggctcaacttgctcacagcaaaggagatatcaggcctagttgcactagccaggtacatcaacgagccaatgatttgggagtattccagttgattcctagcaattctcttgttcttgcgaagtaacaagctaggatcataaggtgttggagaaggcttactatcaatgtagccaaagcgattcaagatcttctccacataatgggactgcaagagtgtaatcccattctcacctctaattagcttaatgtttaagataacatcagctactcccaaatatttcatatcaaaattttgagacaagaatgatttaacctcatttatcacctcaaggtttgtcccaaatatcagtatgtcgtcaacatacaagcacaaaataactccctcacccccaccatggcgatagtacacacatttatctgcctcattgactgcaaagcctgcagatgtcaatgttttgtcaaatttctcatgccattgcttaggagcttgtttcagaccatacaaagacttcaacaatttgcacactttgccttcttgaccttcaactacaaacccatcaggttgatccatatagatctcctcatccagctctccattaagaaaagctgtcttaacgtccatttgatgaacgagaagaccatgtgaggctgctagggaaagtagcacacgaattgtggtcaatctagcaacaggtgagtaagtgtcaaagaaatcttcgccttctttctgagtatagcccttagcaacaagccgagccttgtacttttcaatagtatcgtcaggcctaagcttcttcttgaacacccacttgcaccccacaggtttacacccatagggtcgctctgtcacctcccaagtcccgttagcgataatggaatccatttcactatggacagcctccttccagtagtctgcatcaggagatgcatatgcttctgaaattgacttaggagtgtcatccacgaggtacacagtgaaatcatcaccaaaagacttagccgtcctttgtctcttactccttcgaggagcttcactgacatcctcctcagagacaagttcatgtgtatgttcagtttgttctggtggtgtgattgaactgggaattatttcagagggttggttcgaaccactatgtgtatccttcattgggaaaaagctctcaaagaaggtagcatcatgagactccataattgtaccaacatgcatgtccggtacctcggatttaactattaaaaatctataggcaatgctatgatgagcatatcccagaaaaacacagtccacagtcttaggtccaagtttgcgcttcttcgttattggtacattgactttcgccaagcacccccatgtgcgcaaataagaaagtgatggttttctaccaatccatatctcatatggtgttttgtccttatttctgttaggaactctgtttaacacatgatttgaggtcaacaatgcctccccccaccatgccttaggcagtcccacggtgtccaacatggcattcaccaagtcagtcagtgtgcggttcttcctttcagcaatcccattagactcgggagaatagggaggcgtcctctcatgtatgatgccatgttcctcacagaataagtcaaactcgttcgagcaaaactctccaccacgatcagacctaagcctttttatctttctgtcaagttgattttcaacttctgccttataaattttaaaatagtctagagcctcgtctttcgttttcaacaagtacacatagcaaaatctagtagcatcatcaatcaatgtcatgaaatatcgttttccacccttcgtcaacgccccattcatttcacaaagatctgaatgtaggagttctagtggtgccaagtttctctcctcggcagccttgtgaggcttgcgaggttgcttcgattgcacacaactatggcacttagaacctttgacaatggaaaacttaggaattaaacacatgctggaaagctgagacatcaagccaaaattaatatgacataaacgtgaatgccaaacattagcctcatcatccacactaccacaaatatggttcacagacttattgcagaaatcagaaagggaaaagcggaacaggcatccgcactcataacctttaccaataaaatatccatgtttagacacgactactttattagactcaaaaaccaacttaaatccgtctctagtcagacgggagccactaacaagattcctgtcgatagaagggacatgctgcacgttcttcagctgcacgatctttcccgaagtaaacttcagatataccgtgccaacaccatgaacagaagcatgtgacccattccccattaggacggtggaaccccgtgcgacctgataagaagaaaacaatgagatgtcagcacaaacatgtacattggccccagtatcaacccaccaattagtagattgattaactgaaaaaacagtaggtaaattaccatacccgcttccatctccagtgttgccaatggtcacattagcagacttagaagtctgccctgcaggtgccttcatccccttgcgctgtggacacttcctagccagatgaccaacttggccacacacaaagcaagtcctctcatcctgattaggattgtttttgttcttcttctgcttcttgaagttggtggtctgctgagctttgtatttccccttgctcttgttctgggccttgtgcacaacattggcactggactgcccaccatcgcccttagacgcggcatctttttcccgagctttctcctcaacatcaagagacgcaatcaacccctcaacggagtattcctgtctcttgtgtttgagtgcagtaccgaaactcctccaagatggaggtagttttgcaataatgcacccggccacaaatttgtcgggtaagacacacttaaggagttcgagttccttagccatggtttgtatctcatgagcctgttcgactacagaacggttgtcagccattttgtagtcatgaaactgctccatgatatacagatcattgctagcatcagtagcaccgaatttagtattcagtgcatcccacaactccttagcgtcggtcatatgcatatacacctcgaccagacgatcgccaagaacgctaagaatgcatcccacaaagagagtagtggcttcctcgaattgcttctgctgttcagcagtaagaactccttcaggtttgccagtactcacccagaagcatttcatagctgtcagccacagagtgaccctgatctgccatctcttaaaatgcacaccggtgaatttatccggcctcagtgcatcggaaaaaccagccatagtaaaatcacagtgcctacaataaggtttttggattgttgagattatagatatataatgatttaatctattccataaataaatcatgacattacagatgaaaactagcatgaacgcatcattagatctatacatgtaaactacacagtacaacatgaacagatcaaatatgcgcaacatattgaacacgtaccgaggtgacggaaagaccggttgcttggtcgaaacttttcgcaggtgtctacgaaggcacgaaacacgcgagcgaagaggaaggcgagccgtcgcgaacgaacagggagcagtcgcgcgaagcgcttcccaaaaaccttattgccgccttctcccggtgcagaacgtcgaaggCAAAGGTTctggagacctgctctcccgatcgccggtgcacgccggcgagcgggatggagtagtctacgagcgacggcgcagtacagagtaggagacaaaccctagattgattcgCAAgcgttgcgtgaagacggcaagtcggtttatatagagaagggtcgcttgatcagggcgcccgcacgatctctactgcgcgtaaccgaaccggataagtcgcgcgtaacttatccggactccacgccgtttgcacgcaccggatttttcggaacgtttccaaaacaaaaacgaatccgaatttgcagcaaaacaaaactgcaaaaggaggctgcatctgcgcaagggtgaggagccaatttttcggaccattcgacgcgtacgtcgtgcacgcgcgccgccggcccggcccggcccggcccggcgagcgagcgcgcgcgtgtgtttcccctcttctctccaccacacatgcttcaagtggctaggagggcatcctcccttttaaggaggtccccctctcctagaataagcaaggtggtactaaactccacatgcatgccatctcatgaggtgggcttttgtgattttccaaagaattaatcttcgagtgggctaaggcccattcattaattccaacatagACTTGGAAGACAAACGCTTGATCGAGGCCACGGTGATagtgatgtactccctccgtttgacAATGTAAGTCActctaacatttctcacatttatattgatattaatgaatctagatagatatatgtgtCTATCTAGATATATCTATCTAATGTAAGTCActctaacatttctcacatttcACGATCCTCCTTGCTCCACGGTGATCGTgacattaatatcaatataaatgtggaaaatgctaaaatgacttacattgtgaaacggagaaagtacatGTACAAACAGGGGTGGAGCTAGTATTGTTAggggggtgcccaggaacccggttcGAAAATTTTTTTACCTATAGTTTATCTATTTTGACCATATATATACCCCGTCAGTTTAAATATAGACACCCGTATCAAGCTAAATTTGATTTAAAGCAGAGTAA
This window of the Oryza sativa Japonica Group chromosome 4, ASM3414082v1 genome carries:
- the LOC9268987 gene encoding uncharacterized protein; this translates as MLNHSPSHSRPGSLSPLLRVLLPSRAAAERPPPLNSISYPEPAGACRVAMEFPSSTSPSPSPSSGQHQQQPTTPRRQLQGPRPPRLNVRMESHAIKKPSSGAAAAAAQAQAHQLPAQAQARREQQQPPPRAPVIIYDASPKIIHAKPNEFMALVQRLTGPGSGPPAPPHQGEAQAQDYPMMDEAAAQQFFPPELLLSPSAAMSPAARLATIERSVRPMPEPAPEYVDITNGGGGGGVDDGGLAAILGSIRPGILSPLPSSLPPAAVPGQFSPLPFDASCISWLNELSPILRAASAGAASSGSGGGGSGGNTSNGGAARPPPSYYADPFVPSPRHLLATPTVPSPATCAELFSNLPDL